Proteins from one candidate division WWE3 bacterium genomic window:
- a CDS encoding glycosyltransferase family 4 protein, protein MENHTLDLVRGMVKKGADVWVLCSDGEMVSLFEKAGAHVIIDRIRSDFDFAYIRRLVIFLKSRQIDIIHGHELKAGLNALIAGYLAKTPLKIIHIHTPLSQWQVSPLKKKLNIAINRFITNKLADKVIALTESIKDVRIKEEGIESSKIVVIGNGVDLSQFPIVASSTESNPDKPFVVGYLGRMTEEKGHDVLIKGFAEFLQNFKSQPADTWPRLLLASTGHLEESLKKLAEDLGIRRNVSFLGAIPEDKKSYFYGDLDVFVFPSLAEGFGIVLLEAMAASTACLVSDLPVLKEVGDGSVLTFKVEDPLDLSQKLYSLFRDASRRSDLGRKARDRVASLYTLDKFWDNYAKLYGI, encoded by the coding sequence ATGGAAAACCATACGTTGGACCTCGTCAGAGGTATGGTCAAAAAAGGGGCTGATGTGTGGGTGCTCTGCAGCGATGGCGAAATGGTGTCGCTCTTTGAGAAGGCTGGAGCTCACGTCATTATCGACCGAATCCGGTCGGATTTTGATTTCGCCTATATTAGACGTTTAGTAATTTTTTTAAAGAGTCGCCAGATTGATATTATTCACGGACATGAACTTAAAGCCGGGCTTAACGCTCTCATTGCAGGGTATCTCGCTAAAACTCCACTTAAGATTATTCACATTCATACGCCGCTTAGTCAGTGGCAAGTTTCACCGCTTAAAAAGAAACTGAACATAGCGATTAATAGATTTATAACTAATAAGTTGGCGGATAAAGTGATCGCTTTAACAGAATCTATTAAAGACGTTAGAATCAAAGAAGAGGGGATAGAATCTTCTAAGATTGTTGTAATCGGCAACGGCGTTGACCTCTCTCAGTTTCCTATTGTGGCCTCGTCGACCGAGTCAAATCCAGATAAACCGTTCGTGGTTGGCTATTTAGGGCGAATGACGGAAGAGAAAGGTCACGACGTTTTGATCAAGGGCTTCGCAGAGTTTTTGCAAAATTTCAAGTCACAGCCGGCCGATACTTGGCCCCGTCTTTTACTTGCAAGTACCGGACATTTGGAAGAATCTCTTAAAAAACTGGCCGAGGATCTCGGGATTCGTCGCAATGTTAGCTTTCTGGGGGCGATTCCAGAGGACAAGAAGTCCTATTTTTACGGGGATTTAGACGTTTTCGTTTTTCCAAGCCTAGCCGAAGGTTTTGGCATTGTGCTACTTGAAGCCATGGCTGCATCTACAGCTTGTCTTGTTTCTGATCTCCCCGTCCTTAAAGAAGTTGGCGATGGGTCAGTTTTGACATTTAAGGTAGAGGATCCTTTGGATTTGTCGCAAAAGCTTTATAGTCTCTTTAGAGATGCGTCGCGACGTTCAGACCTGGGTCGGAAAGCCCGTGACCGGGTAGCCAGCCTGTATACTCTAGATAAATTCTGGGACAATTACGCTAAGTTATACGGAATTTAA
- a CDS encoding glycosyltransferase family 4 protein — protein sequence MKVLMQSRYDILTKQGGDTVQLLETQKALQKLGVEVDINCAANFDLAGYDLVHLFNLDWVRETYRQAKNAVAQNVPYVLSPIHHKYSDIKIWEDSDRYDFKRVIYPIFKSYSSREFVKSFYKALVNPVEIPDFITQLPISTTAAQKWVVAHSSYLLPNALGERDAIKEDLGIEFKSDVVPNGVSPVFYNADSSSFIKEYGQFPFILCVGRLESRKNQLRVIEAVKILRQIDPALRLVLVGSYNPHHFEYSRLVKRALLENPWIVHIDQLPYLSMPAVFAAAKTHVSASWKETTGLVNLEAALAGCGVVAPRKGYCEEYLGENGEYCDPANIASIVSAITASFTHKPSEDFKQMILRDFTWEQTAKKTLAVYNSIS from the coding sequence ATGAAAGTTTTAATGCAAAGTCGTTACGATATTTTAACCAAGCAGGGTGGCGACACCGTGCAGCTGCTAGAAACTCAGAAGGCGCTTCAAAAGCTTGGGGTTGAGGTTGATATTAATTGCGCGGCCAACTTTGATTTAGCGGGTTACGACCTCGTGCATTTGTTTAATCTTGATTGGGTCCGGGAGACTTATCGCCAAGCCAAAAACGCAGTGGCTCAAAATGTTCCTTACGTTCTTTCTCCAATTCACCATAAATATAGCGACATAAAAATTTGGGAAGACAGCGATCGCTACGATTTTAAACGGGTCATCTACCCCATATTTAAGAGCTACAGCTCAAGGGAATTTGTTAAAAGTTTTTATAAAGCTCTCGTTAATCCTGTCGAAATTCCGGATTTCATTACTCAACTCCCGATTAGCACCACGGCCGCTCAAAAATGGGTTGTTGCGCATTCGTCATATCTACTGCCGAATGCTCTTGGGGAGCGTGATGCCATAAAAGAGGATTTAGGGATCGAATTTAAGTCGGACGTTGTTCCAAATGGTGTTAGTCCTGTCTTTTACAACGCTGATTCGTCATCATTTATCAAAGAATATGGTCAGTTTCCATTTATTTTGTGTGTGGGACGACTCGAATCCCGCAAGAATCAGTTGCGAGTGATCGAGGCGGTCAAAATTTTGCGCCAAATAGACCCAGCACTTCGTTTAGTTCTTGTTGGCTCTTATAACCCCCATCATTTCGAATACTCCCGCCTGGTAAAACGAGCGCTTCTGGAAAATCCTTGGATCGTCCACATCGATCAATTGCCGTATCTATCAATGCCGGCAGTTTTTGCGGCCGCCAAAACCCATGTTTCCGCCAGTTGGAAGGAAACCACGGGACTGGTAAACCTAGAAGCGGCTTTGGCAGGCTGCGGTGTTGTGGCCCCTCGTAAAGGCTACTGTGAAGAGTACTTAGGCGAAAATGGTGAATATTGCGATCCGGCCAATATCGCATCTATTGTTTCCGCAATCACAGCCTCTTTTACTCACAAACCGTCGGAGGATTTTAAACAAATGATTTTGCGGGACTTTACCTGGGAGCAGACGGCAAAAAAGACGTTGGCGGTATATAATAGTATTTCATGA